A genomic stretch from Cellulomonas sp. KRMCY2 includes:
- a CDS encoding NADH-quinone oxidoreductase subunit C — MSDTPKTDDDAPQEAKDAAAAAKAGGGPVGTAASDTPQTAVEAAHEAGSQNVPATTDGRPQLEVVDVRTGMFGARGTGDTSGFGGLVSTIAMPGPSERPYGGWFDEVVDILAEVLTEGGTAFDTAIEKVVVDREELTLFVRREHLVQVCQALRDDQDLRFELGLGVSGVHYPHETGRELHAVYHLFSVTHGRSLRLEVAVPDGDPHIPSSVRVYPGHDWHERETWDFFGIVFDGHPGLARIAMPDDWPGHPQRKDYPLGGIPVEYKGASIPPPDERRSYT; from the coding sequence GTGAGCGACACCCCGAAGACCGACGACGACGCGCCGCAGGAGGCCAAGGACGCCGCTGCGGCGGCCAAGGCCGGCGGCGGCCCGGTCGGCACCGCGGCCTCGGACACCCCGCAGACAGCCGTCGAGGCCGCGCACGAGGCCGGCTCGCAGAACGTGCCCGCCACGACCGACGGCCGCCCCCAGCTCGAGGTCGTCGACGTCCGGACCGGCATGTTCGGTGCCCGCGGCACCGGTGACACCTCCGGGTTCGGCGGCCTGGTCAGCACGATCGCGATGCCCGGCCCGAGCGAGCGGCCCTACGGCGGCTGGTTCGACGAGGTCGTCGACATCCTCGCCGAGGTGCTCACCGAGGGCGGGACCGCGTTCGACACCGCGATCGAGAAGGTCGTCGTCGACCGCGAGGAGCTGACCCTCTTCGTCCGGCGCGAGCACCTGGTCCAGGTGTGTCAGGCACTGCGGGACGACCAGGACCTGCGCTTCGAGCTCGGCCTCGGCGTCTCGGGCGTGCACTACCCGCACGAGACCGGCCGCGAGCTGCACGCCGTCTACCACCTGTTCTCGGTGACCCACGGGCGGTCGCTGCGCCTGGAGGTCGCGGTGCCCGACGGCGATCCGCACATCCCGTCCAGCGTCCGGGTCTACCCGGGCCACGACTGGCACGAGCGGGAGACCTGGGACTTCTTCGGGATCGTCTTCGACGGCCACCCCGGGCTGGCCCGGATCGCGATGCCCGACGACTGGCCCGGTCACCCGCAGCGCAAGGACTACCCGCTCGGCGGGATCCCGGTGGAGTACAAGGGCGCGAGCATCCCGCCGCCCGACGAGCGGAGGTCGTACACCTGA
- the nuoF gene encoding NADH-quinone oxidoreductase subunit NuoF, with amino-acid sequence MMVTLTPVLSAHWDADASWSMATYEANGGYTGLRTAVAMDPAAIVSAVKDSGLRGRGGAGFPTGLKWSFLPAPDGGPRYLVVNADESEPGTCKDIPLMMADPHALIEGIAITSFAIGCHHAFVYVRGEVLHVYRRVLRAVEEAYAKGYLGSDVLGTGYDLEVTVHAGAGAYICGEETALLDSLEGRRGQPRLKPPFPAVAGLYARPTVVNNVESIASVPSIITGGVDWYRSMGTERSAGFGLFSLSGHVQRPGQYEAPLGITLRELLAMAGGVRAGHELKFWTPGGSSTPLFTADHLDVALDYESVGAAGSMLGTRALQIFDDTTCVVRAITRWAEFYAHESCGKCTPCREGTYWMKQILARIEHGQGTMEDLDTLLDVCDNILGRAFCALGDGATSTVTSGIALFRAEFEAHITGGGCPFDPAAAALFEYTPRNRRADVHALSGVAAGTVGA; translated from the coding sequence GTGATGGTGACCCTGACGCCCGTCCTGAGCGCCCACTGGGACGCTGACGCCTCCTGGTCGATGGCGACCTACGAGGCCAACGGTGGCTACACCGGTCTGCGGACCGCGGTGGCCATGGACCCCGCAGCGATCGTGTCCGCGGTCAAGGACTCCGGCCTGCGTGGCCGTGGTGGTGCCGGGTTCCCCACCGGACTGAAGTGGAGCTTCCTGCCGGCCCCCGACGGCGGTCCGCGCTACCTGGTGGTCAACGCGGACGAGTCCGAGCCGGGGACCTGCAAGGACATCCCGCTGATGATGGCCGATCCGCACGCGCTCATCGAGGGCATCGCGATCACCTCGTTCGCGATCGGCTGCCACCACGCCTTCGTCTACGTGCGCGGCGAGGTGCTGCACGTGTACCGGCGGGTCCTGCGCGCGGTCGAGGAGGCCTACGCCAAGGGGTACCTCGGCTCCGACGTGCTCGGCACCGGCTACGACCTCGAGGTCACCGTGCACGCGGGAGCCGGCGCCTACATCTGCGGTGAGGAGACGGCGCTGCTCGACTCCCTCGAGGGCCGTCGGGGGCAGCCGCGCCTCAAGCCGCCGTTCCCCGCCGTCGCCGGTCTGTACGCGCGGCCGACAGTGGTCAACAACGTCGAGTCGATCGCCTCCGTGCCGTCGATCATCACCGGGGGCGTCGACTGGTACCGGTCGATGGGCACCGAGCGGTCGGCCGGTTTCGGCCTGTTCTCGCTGTCCGGTCACGTGCAGCGTCCAGGCCAGTACGAGGCGCCGCTCGGCATCACGCTGCGCGAGCTGCTGGCGATGGCCGGCGGGGTGCGTGCGGGCCACGAGCTGAAGTTCTGGACCCCCGGCGGGTCCTCGACGCCGCTGTTCACCGCCGACCACCTCGACGTGGCGCTGGACTACGAGTCGGTCGGCGCGGCGGGCTCGATGCTCGGCACCCGCGCACTGCAGATCTTCGACGACACCACGTGCGTGGTCCGGGCGATCACCCGCTGGGCCGAGTTCTACGCGCACGAGTCCTGCGGCAAGTGCACGCCCTGCCGTGAGGGCACGTACTGGATGAAGCAGATCCTGGCGCGCATCGAGCACGGCCAGGGCACGATGGAGGACCTCGACACCCTCCTGGACGTGTGCGACAACATCCTCGGCCGGGCGTTCTGCGCCCTGGGCGACGGCGCGACGTCGACCGTCACCTCGGGCATCGCCCTGTTCCGCGCCGAGTTCGAGGCGCACATCACCGGCGGTGGCTGCCCGTTCGACCCGGCGGCCGCAGCCCTGTTCGAGTACACCCCCCGCAACCGGCGTGCCGATGTGCATGCGCTCTCCGGTGTGGCCGCAGGAACGGTGGGAGCATGA
- the nuoE gene encoding NADH-quinone oxidoreductase subunit NuoE yields the protein MTTGYEPYEGAKLDRLVADAAVAVARYPEPRSALLPLLHLVQSEDGYVSPDGIAFCARTLGMSTAEVSAVATFYTQYKRHPNGTYTVGVCTNTLCAVMGGDAIYEELSDHLGVGHDETTTDGAVTLERIECNAACDYAPVMMVNWEFFDNQTPDSAKQVVDRLRSGEPVAPTRGASSVCSFKAMSRVLAGFSDGRADEGVGAGGPTLAGTVLAREKGWTAPARGARTTTGHDPSTKDA from the coding sequence ATGACCACCGGCTACGAGCCCTATGAGGGCGCCAAGCTCGACCGTCTGGTCGCCGATGCGGCGGTCGCCGTCGCCCGGTACCCCGAGCCGCGGTCGGCGCTGCTCCCGCTGCTGCACCTGGTGCAGTCGGAGGACGGCTACGTCAGCCCGGACGGCATCGCCTTCTGCGCGCGGACCCTCGGCATGAGCACGGCGGAGGTCTCGGCCGTCGCGACCTTCTACACGCAGTACAAGCGCCACCCCAACGGCACGTACACCGTCGGCGTGTGCACCAACACGCTGTGCGCCGTGATGGGCGGCGACGCGATCTACGAGGAGCTCTCCGACCATCTCGGCGTCGGGCACGACGAGACGACCACGGACGGCGCCGTCACGCTCGAGCGGATCGAGTGCAACGCGGCCTGCGACTACGCGCCGGTGATGATGGTCAACTGGGAGTTCTTCGACAACCAGACGCCGGACTCGGCCAAGCAGGTCGTCGACCGGCTCCGGTCCGGTGAGCCGGTCGCCCCGACCCGTGGCGCCTCGTCGGTGTGCTCGTTCAAGGCGATGTCGCGCGTGCTGGCCGGGTTCAGCGACGGCCGCGCCGACGAGGGCGTCGGTGCAGGTGGGCCCACCCTGGCCGGTACGGTGCTCGCGCGGGAGAAGGGCTGGACCGCACCCGCGAGGGGTGCCCGGACGACCACCGGCCACGACCCGAGCACGAAGGATGCGTGA
- a CDS encoding NADH-quinone oxidoreductase subunit D yields the protein MAESQTPHASPFVVDPSTRDVPSFEASGGDWSEIAEEAARLGEERIVVNMGPQHPSTHGVLRLMLEIDGETVTEARCGVGYLHTGIEKNMEYRTWTQGTTFCTRMDYLAPLFQETAYGLAVEKLLGITQDVPERATVIRVLMMELNRVASHLIALGTGGNELGATTIMTTAFTAREEILRIFELITGLRMNHAYVRPGGVAQDIPPGALDTIREAMVKVRDYIRQLTDLMLGNPIFKGRLIGVGHLSLAGAMALGITGPVLRSAGLPYDVRKATPYCGYETYDFDVPTSTDADSFSRVVLRVEECYQSLRIVQQCTDRLQAMGPGPVMVADKKIAWPAQLAIGSDGMGNSLDHIKEIMGTSMEALIHHFKLVTEGFRVPAGQVWQRVEAPRGELGVHLVSDGGTRPYRAHFRDPSFNNLQAVSLMCEGGQVADVVVAVAGLDPVLGGVDR from the coding sequence ATGGCTGAGTCCCAGACCCCCCACGCGAGCCCGTTCGTCGTCGACCCCTCGACGCGGGACGTGCCGAGCTTCGAGGCATCCGGCGGCGACTGGTCCGAGATCGCCGAGGAGGCAGCACGCCTCGGCGAGGAGCGCATCGTCGTCAACATGGGCCCGCAGCACCCGTCGACCCACGGTGTGCTCCGGCTGATGCTCGAGATCGACGGTGAGACGGTGACCGAGGCCCGCTGCGGCGTCGGCTACCTGCACACCGGCATCGAGAAGAACATGGAGTACCGGACCTGGACGCAGGGCACCACGTTCTGCACCCGGATGGACTACCTCGCCCCGCTCTTCCAGGAGACGGCCTACGGCCTGGCCGTCGAGAAGCTGCTCGGCATCACGCAGGACGTCCCGGAGCGGGCGACGGTCATCCGAGTGCTGATGATGGAGCTCAACCGGGTCGCGTCCCACCTCATCGCGCTCGGCACCGGCGGCAACGAGCTCGGCGCCACGACGATCATGACGACAGCGTTCACCGCCCGCGAGGAGATCCTGCGGATCTTCGAGCTCATCACCGGCCTGCGGATGAACCACGCGTACGTGCGCCCCGGCGGCGTCGCCCAGGACATCCCACCCGGTGCGCTCGACACGATCCGCGAGGCCATGGTCAAGGTCCGGGACTACATCCGCCAGCTGACCGACCTGATGCTCGGCAACCCGATCTTCAAGGGTCGCCTGATCGGCGTCGGGCACCTCAGCCTGGCCGGTGCGATGGCCCTGGGCATCACCGGACCGGTGCTGCGCTCGGCGGGCCTGCCGTACGACGTGCGCAAGGCGACGCCGTACTGCGGCTACGAGACGTACGACTTCGACGTGCCGACCTCGACCGACGCCGACTCGTTCTCCCGGGTCGTCCTGCGGGTCGAGGAGTGCTACCAGTCGCTGCGGATCGTCCAGCAGTGCACCGACCGGCTCCAGGCCATGGGGCCGGGCCCGGTGATGGTCGCCGACAAGAAGATCGCCTGGCCGGCACAGCTCGCCATCGGCTCGGACGGCATGGGCAACTCGCTCGACCACATCAAGGAGATCATGGGCACCTCGATGGAGGCCCTGATCCACCACTTCAAGCTCGTCACCGAGGGCTTCCGGGTGCCGGCTGGTCAGGTCTGGCAGCGGGTCGAGGCCCCGCGCGGGGAGCTCGGCGTGCACCTGGTCTCCGACGGCGGGACCAGGCCGTACCGGGCGCACTTCCGCGACCCGTCCTTCAACAACCTGCAGGCGGTCTCCCTGATGTGCGAGGGCGGCCAGGTGGCCGACGTCGTCGTCGCGGTCGCCGGTCTGGATCCCGTCCTGGGAGGGGTGGACCGCTGA
- a CDS encoding NADH-quinone oxidoreductase subunit A, with protein sequence MSNPYVPILVLMGVAAVLALGGVGASAIIGPKRYNRAKLEAYECGIDPTPHAVGGGRFPIKYYLVAMTFIIFDIEVVFMYPWAVAFGELMMFGVVAMMTFLVLITVPFVYEWRRGGFEWD encoded by the coding sequence ATGAGCAACCCCTACGTCCCGATCCTCGTCCTGATGGGTGTCGCGGCAGTGCTCGCACTCGGTGGTGTCGGTGCGAGCGCGATCATCGGCCCGAAGCGGTACAACCGCGCCAAGCTCGAAGCCTACGAGTGCGGGATCGACCCGACCCCGCACGCGGTGGGCGGCGGCCGCTTCCCGATCAAGTACTACCTCGTGGCGATGACCTTCATCATCTTCGACATCGAGGTCGTCTTCATGTACCCGTGGGCGGTGGCCTTCGGGGAGCTGATGATGTTCGGCGTCGTGGCCATGATGACGTTCCTGGTCCTGATCACGGTGCCCTTCGTCTACGAGTGGCGCCGCGGCGGCTTCGAGTGGGACTGA
- a CDS encoding NADH-quinone oxidoreductase subunit B family protein, translating to MGIEDAPSGFLLTTIEDLAGYFRKASLWPVTFGLACCAIEMMAAGTSRFDLSRFGMEVFRASPRQADLMIVAGRVSQKMAPVVRQVYDQMAGPKWVLSMGVCASSGGMFNNYAIVQGVDHIVPVDIYLPGCPPRPEMLINAILTLHDQIQAEPLGVNREEAARAAEAAALGVTPTSQMKGLLR from the coding sequence ATGGGTATCGAGGACGCACCGTCCGGGTTCCTGCTGACCACGATCGAGGACCTGGCGGGCTACTTCCGCAAGGCCTCGCTGTGGCCGGTGACCTTCGGCCTCGCGTGCTGCGCGATCGAGATGATGGCGGCCGGCACCTCGCGGTTCGACCTCTCGCGGTTCGGCATGGAGGTCTTCCGCGCCTCGCCGCGCCAGGCGGACCTGATGATCGTCGCCGGCCGGGTGAGCCAGAAGATGGCGCCGGTCGTCCGGCAGGTCTACGACCAGATGGCCGGACCCAAGTGGGTCCTGTCGATGGGCGTGTGCGCATCGTCCGGCGGGATGTTCAACAACTACGCCATCGTGCAGGGCGTCGACCACATCGTGCCGGTGGACATCTACCTGCCCGGCTGCCCACCCCGGCCCGAGATGCTGATCAACGCGATCCTCACGCTGCACGACCAGATCCAGGCCGAGCCGCTCGGGGTCAACCGCGAGGAGGCCGCCCGGGCTGCCGAGGCGGCTGCGCTCGGCGTGACACCGACCTCCCAGATGAAGGGTCTGCTGCGGTGA